A genome region from Arthrobacter sp. SLBN-100 includes the following:
- a CDS encoding cation-translocating P-type ATPase, whose product MEKTRQAKTTGTRHASGPNGTPEPAHHGLPLHEVVLLLETDPRQGLAADEVTRRQVLFGANILPRSRSGGIARKLARQFNNPLVYVLLAAAAVTMVLGEYLDSGVILAVVLVNTAVGFVQEVRAEAALDALHTLVRTRAVVMRSGHRLEVPSEDLVPGDLVLLEAGNKVPADLRLVRLSGLRADESALTGESEAVAKDEVVLPPTTPVADRRNMVYSGTLVTAGTGAGVVVAIGGETELGEIHRLMGAVRPVATPLTRKLARFSMTLTVAILALAAVTFAAGVARGQPPAQMFTAAVALAVGAIPEGLPAAVTVTLAIGVRRMARRRAVVRRLPVVETLGSTTVICSDKTGTFTENQMTVRALWTPSASYIVTGSGYGPEGRIVTPGEDAQAAAPKAEEHDAALYWSLLAGGACNDAKVIPEGHVWQAQGDPTEAAMLVAAGKGGVDLAGFLAGHPRISTLPFTSELQYMATLHSAGPAGGSSLVLVKGAAERVLELCGAQMVSDGESRPIDKQGVLEVVHHFAETGLRVLATATMQLPPGTAFEVASLQRRMTLTGLQAMFDPPREAAAAAVRACHQAGVAVKMITGDHVGTAATIAEAVGLTPDRNRGTALTGAELDGIPADRLPQAVEQATVFARVSPEQKLRLIGALQSVGHVVAMTGDGVNDAPALRQANVGIAMGRSGTEVAKEAADIVLTDDNFATIEAAVEEGRNVFDNLTKFIVWTLPTNMGEGLVILVAILVGTTLPILPTQILWINMTTAVALGLMLAFEPKEPGLMSRPPRAPDRSLLTWTLTLRILLVSALLVAGTWWIFELELAGGASVAEARTAGVNLFVAVELFYLFSCRSFTRSAWRIGFFSNRWIILGVLVQTAGQLAITYFPFMNALFHTAPISLESWARILGLALLASLVVAVDKRFRRHTF is encoded by the coding sequence ATGGAAAAGACCAGACAGGCAAAGACCACCGGCACAAGGCATGCTTCGGGGCCGAACGGAACGCCCGAACCGGCCCACCACGGGCTCCCTTTGCACGAGGTTGTCCTGCTGCTTGAAACAGACCCCAGGCAAGGCCTTGCTGCCGACGAGGTGACCCGCCGGCAGGTCCTTTTCGGAGCGAATATCCTCCCGCGTTCGCGATCCGGGGGTATTGCGCGTAAGCTCGCGCGGCAGTTCAACAATCCGCTGGTGTACGTGCTGCTGGCCGCGGCCGCCGTCACCATGGTTCTTGGCGAGTATCTGGACTCGGGCGTCATTCTCGCTGTCGTATTGGTCAACACGGCAGTTGGCTTTGTCCAGGAAGTGCGCGCAGAAGCTGCCCTCGATGCCCTCCACACACTGGTCCGTACCCGGGCAGTGGTCATGAGGAGTGGGCATCGGCTGGAGGTTCCTTCCGAGGATCTTGTCCCGGGCGACCTTGTCCTGCTCGAAGCCGGCAACAAAGTCCCGGCGGACCTCCGGCTGGTCCGGCTGTCCGGGCTGAGAGCCGATGAGTCTGCGCTAACCGGGGAGTCCGAAGCAGTAGCAAAGGATGAGGTGGTCCTTCCCCCGACTACGCCGGTGGCCGACCGCCGGAACATGGTCTATAGCGGCACTTTGGTGACTGCGGGCACCGGCGCCGGTGTTGTCGTCGCCATCGGTGGTGAGACGGAACTTGGTGAGATTCATCGGCTCATGGGAGCTGTCCGGCCAGTGGCCACACCGCTGACCCGAAAACTGGCCCGCTTTAGCATGACGCTTACCGTTGCCATTCTTGCATTGGCCGCCGTGACCTTCGCTGCGGGAGTGGCACGGGGCCAGCCGCCCGCACAGATGTTTACCGCCGCCGTCGCGCTTGCCGTGGGGGCGATCCCGGAAGGCCTCCCCGCAGCAGTCACCGTAACCCTCGCCATCGGCGTCCGTCGCATGGCCCGGCGCCGTGCCGTGGTGCGCCGTCTGCCGGTGGTTGAGACGCTGGGAAGCACAACTGTCATCTGCTCGGACAAAACCGGTACGTTCACCGAAAACCAGATGACCGTACGTGCGCTCTGGACTCCATCCGCCAGTTACATTGTCACAGGTTCCGGGTACGGTCCGGAGGGACGGATTGTTACACCAGGGGAAGATGCGCAGGCTGCGGCACCAAAAGCGGAAGAGCATGACGCCGCACTGTACTGGTCGCTGCTGGCAGGAGGCGCGTGCAACGACGCCAAGGTCATCCCCGAAGGACATGTCTGGCAGGCCCAGGGAGATCCCACGGAGGCAGCAATGCTGGTGGCAGCCGGAAAAGGGGGCGTGGACTTAGCTGGGTTCCTTGCCGGCCATCCTCGAATCAGTACCCTGCCCTTTACTTCCGAGCTGCAGTACATGGCCACACTCCACTCCGCGGGACCGGCGGGCGGCAGCAGCCTGGTGCTGGTAAAGGGCGCCGCGGAAAGGGTGCTTGAGCTCTGCGGGGCGCAGATGGTCAGCGACGGTGAAAGCAGGCCCATCGACAAGCAGGGGGTACTCGAGGTGGTTCACCATTTCGCAGAGACCGGGCTGAGGGTTCTCGCGACTGCAACCATGCAACTGCCGCCTGGTACCGCCTTTGAAGTGGCCAGCCTGCAGCGGCGGATGACACTGACTGGGCTCCAGGCCATGTTTGATCCGCCAAGGGAAGCAGCGGCGGCAGCCGTGCGCGCCTGTCATCAGGCGGGCGTCGCCGTAAAAATGATCACCGGAGACCACGTCGGAACTGCGGCCACCATCGCCGAAGCCGTGGGCCTGACCCCGGACCGCAACCGCGGGACGGCGCTGACGGGGGCCGAACTGGACGGTATACCGGCTGATCGACTGCCACAGGCCGTGGAGCAGGCCACCGTCTTCGCGCGCGTATCTCCAGAACAGAAGCTTCGCCTGATCGGGGCCCTGCAGTCGGTCGGACATGTGGTCGCCATGACGGGCGACGGCGTCAACGACGCACCGGCGCTAAGGCAGGCCAACGTGGGTATCGCCATGGGGCGGTCAGGAACGGAAGTGGCAAAGGAGGCCGCGGACATCGTCCTGACCGATGACAATTTTGCCACTATTGAGGCCGCTGTCGAAGAAGGCCGCAACGTCTTCGACAACTTGACCAAATTCATCGTCTGGACGCTGCCTACCAACATGGGAGAAGGCCTGGTGATCCTCGTAGCGATCCTGGTGGGAACAACGCTTCCCATCCTGCCCACGCAGATTCTTTGGATCAATATGACAACCGCCGTGGCCCTCGGCCTGATGCTTGCTTTTGAGCCAAAAGAACCCGGCCTCATGTCCCGTCCGCCCCGCGCCCCTGACCGTTCGCTTCTGACATGGACACTCACCCTTCGCATACTGCTGGTCTCCGCCCTCCTCGTTGCCGGCACATGGTGGATTTTCGAACTGGAACTTGCCGGTGGTGCATCGGTTGCCGAAGCGCGGACTGCGGGAGTCAACCTCTTCGTTGCGGTGGAATTGTTCTACCTGTTCAGCTGCCGTTCCTTTACCCGCTCAGCCTGGCGGATTGGGTTTTTCAGTAACCGCTGGATCATCCTGGGCGTGCTGGTCCAGACGGCCGGCCAGCTGGCAATCACTTACTTCCCGTTCATGAACGCCCTCTTCCACACGGCCCCCATCAGCCTGGAATCCTGGGCCCGGATCCTGGGCCTCGCGCTGCTCGCTTCCCTGGTTGTGGCAGTGGACAAGCGCTTTCGCCGCCACACGTTCTAG
- a CDS encoding universal stress protein, with amino-acid sequence MSTAGAPFARIVVGVDGSEASIEALRQAQRLAVQLGAKVSANAYWDYPQVYSGYTMMGIEGFEERAGQILDEAVRTAFGDETPSNVISSPVRGHPRESLIEASRDADMVVVGRRGHGGFGGLLLGSVSSALVAHAHCPVLVVHTPEERLEAS; translated from the coding sequence ATGAGTACTGCCGGAGCACCATTCGCCAGAATCGTTGTCGGAGTTGACGGATCCGAGGCCTCCATCGAGGCATTGCGGCAGGCCCAGCGCCTGGCTGTGCAGCTCGGGGCCAAAGTTTCGGCCAACGCCTACTGGGACTACCCACAGGTTTATTCGGGCTACACGATGATGGGAATCGAGGGCTTCGAAGAACGCGCCGGGCAGATCCTCGATGAGGCGGTCAGGACAGCGTTCGGTGACGAAACGCCGTCGAACGTCATTTCCAGCCCGGTCCGCGGCCACCCGCGGGAGTCCTTGATCGAAGCCAGCCGGGATGCCGACATGGTCGTGGTGGGGCGGCGCGGGCACGGCGGCTTTGGCGGCCTGCTGCTGGGTTCGGTCAGCTCGGCCCTGGTGGCCCACGCCCACTGTCCGGTGCTGGTGGTCCACACACCGGAAGAACGCCTGGAGGCTTCCTAG
- a CDS encoding SRPBCC family protein, with protein sequence MEQERNLGRVPVPAALICVAACGLAFRRFQLGWGSRPEEVGAELPGDDLITNPGLQASRSITIHAPTERVWPWLVQMGQRRGGLYSYDFLENLAGLDIHSADRIHPEWQDIKVGDPVHLAPTDTGDLQVALLEPERALVLRVPPGPATGPFDFTWSFVLRPEPDRTTRLVVRERYAYRQWWARFLVETVEIASFVMSVRMLHGIRRRAEGNLAGNKAGSAAVLLSSPLA encoded by the coding sequence ATGGAGCAGGAACGAAACTTGGGCCGGGTGCCGGTACCGGCAGCACTTATTTGCGTTGCCGCCTGCGGACTCGCATTCCGGCGCTTCCAACTGGGCTGGGGTTCCAGGCCGGAGGAGGTGGGTGCCGAACTGCCAGGCGATGACCTGATCACCAACCCCGGACTGCAGGCATCACGGTCTATCACTATCCATGCTCCGACTGAAAGGGTGTGGCCCTGGCTGGTGCAGATGGGCCAGCGCCGAGGGGGCCTCTACAGCTACGATTTCCTCGAGAACCTCGCGGGCCTGGACATCCATAGCGCGGACCGGATCCACCCCGAGTGGCAGGACATCAAAGTGGGGGACCCGGTTCATCTGGCGCCCACGGACACGGGGGACTTGCAGGTGGCACTCCTTGAACCGGAGAGGGCGCTTGTCCTGCGCGTTCCACCGGGCCCGGCAACCGGTCCTTTTGACTTCACCTGGTCATTCGTCCTCCGGCCAGAGCCAGACCGAACCACCCGCCTCGTTGTCCGTGAGAGGTACGCCTACCGGCAGTGGTGGGCCCGCTTCCTCGTCGAGACCGTGGAAATTGCCAGCTTCGTCATGTCCGTCCGGATGCTCCACGGGATCAGGCGCCGGGCCGAGGGGAACCTTGCAGGGAACAAGGCGGGCAGCGCAGCTGTCTTACTGAGCAGCCCGCTTGCATGA
- a CDS encoding SRPBCC family protein has product MDNPGLSPQLLPRIFRIVGAILAAVDAYHRFLRPLHLQWGASKEEAERSMPGDELVDAAYITTTRAVSIKAGPGDIWPWLVQMGDRRGGLYSYDFLDRAFGILSGPSADRILPEFQRLAAGDVIPLGKGPDWPVAVLDPERAMVLEPVSGRVSWCFALYPNGDLTRLVSRVRIRIYTRPVLWILAPLVDACWFIMERKMLKGIRQRAEKLDSVASPWEPGMQKEDQSL; this is encoded by the coding sequence ATGGACAATCCCGGGCTTTCACCTCAATTGCTCCCCAGGATCTTTCGCATTGTCGGCGCAATCCTCGCCGCGGTGGATGCCTACCACAGGTTCCTCCGCCCGCTCCACCTTCAGTGGGGAGCGAGCAAGGAGGAAGCGGAACGTTCCATGCCCGGAGACGAGTTGGTGGATGCCGCGTACATCACGACAACCAGGGCCGTGTCCATCAAGGCCGGCCCAGGCGACATCTGGCCGTGGCTTGTGCAAATGGGCGACCGCCGCGGGGGCCTGTACAGCTACGACTTCCTGGACCGGGCCTTCGGCATCCTGAGCGGCCCAAGCGCCGACAGGATACTCCCCGAGTTCCAGCGGCTTGCGGCTGGCGACGTGATTCCCCTGGGCAAGGGCCCGGACTGGCCGGTTGCAGTCCTTGACCCCGAACGGGCCATGGTGCTGGAACCGGTCTCCGGCCGCGTCAGCTGGTGTTTCGCGCTGTATCCGAATGGGGACCTTACGCGATTGGTGAGCCGGGTACGCATCCGAATCTACACCAGGCCCGTCCTCTGGATTCTGGCGCCGCTGGTCGATGCATGTTGGTTCATCATGGAACGAAAGATGCTCAAGGGAATCCGTCAACGTGCCGAGAAACTGGATTCCGTTGCATCCCCATGGGAACCCGGTATGCAAAAGGAGGACCAAAGCCTCTGA
- a CDS encoding DUF4383 domain-containing protein: MSASSAHPGIGARHHRTPIEITALAAGAVFALVGILGFIPGITTNYSQMTFAGPDSGAMLLGVFQVSILHNIVHLLFGAAGLLMGRTVMQAKYYLIGGGALYLVIWVYGLLIDHGSSANFIPVNTADNWLHVVLGVAMIALGLLLGRGTGSAGRAREL; this comes from the coding sequence ATGTCTGCGTCATCAGCACACCCGGGTATCGGTGCCCGCCACCATCGAACGCCCATCGAGATCACGGCCCTTGCAGCGGGAGCTGTTTTCGCCCTCGTGGGAATTCTCGGTTTCATCCCCGGCATCACTACGAACTATTCGCAGATGACCTTCGCTGGTCCCGACTCCGGCGCCATGCTCCTGGGCGTTTTCCAGGTATCCATACTGCATAACATTGTTCATCTGCTCTTCGGCGCGGCTGGCCTGCTCATGGGCAGGACCGTAATGCAGGCGAAGTATTACCTGATCGGCGGGGGCGCTCTCTACCTGGTGATCTGGGTATACGGCCTCCTGATCGATCATGGGTCTTCTGCCAACTTCATCCCGGTCAACACCGCAGACAACTGGCTCCACGTCGTTCTGGGAGTCGCGATGATCGCCCTGGGCCTCCTTCTTGGCCGCGGTACGGGCAGCGCTGGCCGCGCACGGGAGCTGTAA
- a CDS encoding flavodoxin domain-containing protein, which yields MTVLVAYASGLGSTREIAQHIAARMAPALGEVECRSVEEVESVSGYDAVVVGSAIHNQAWLPAALLFFTRHVPQLAKRPVWAFSVGMSEALPKPFRKRGAALQQERLERAQFQEVPLRGHKVFSGVYKAAQMPAPLRLLFRLTGGRFGDLRDWAAVDAWTDQITAQLAKHAPLT from the coding sequence ATGACTGTTCTTGTTGCGTATGCAAGTGGACTGGGGTCCACCAGGGAAATTGCTCAACATATAGCCGCCCGCATGGCGCCTGCGCTGGGCGAGGTCGAGTGCCGGTCCGTGGAGGAGGTTGAGTCTGTCTCCGGCTACGATGCTGTCGTGGTCGGCAGCGCCATCCACAATCAGGCGTGGCTGCCTGCGGCTTTGCTGTTCTTCACACGCCATGTGCCTCAGCTGGCCAAACGACCTGTCTGGGCTTTCAGCGTGGGGATGTCCGAAGCCCTGCCCAAGCCGTTTCGCAAGCGCGGTGCGGCACTGCAACAGGAACGCCTGGAACGGGCTCAGTTCCAGGAGGTTCCGCTCCGCGGCCACAAAGTCTTTTCCGGTGTCTACAAGGCCGCGCAGATGCCGGCACCGCTCCGTCTCTTGTTTCGGCTCACGGGAGGCCGCTTCGGAGACTTGCGGGACTGGGCGGCTGTCGACGCCTGGACGGATCAAATCACAGCCCAACTCGCCAAACACGCTCCGTTGACCTGA
- a CDS encoding CPBP family intramembrane glutamic endopeptidase codes for MSVQRIENWRTWMWFVWLIAAMLLLALLDLTVYGLVVPASALLLAAISGPAAWRRQGVDKLDLIVVAGLYLVVVALFRVAFTVFTVTNVPGLFLCFGAGLVLGVAGPVFYTARRGRPLSDLGLWLGNWKPALALGLILASIQFAITLFGYPLPEPEGWVPLLVMSLTVGAFETVFFRGFVQTRLSASFGRAPGVAIAAALYAAYHIGYGMSGEGMVFLFGLGIVYAVAFALTRNVLVLWPLLTPLGSFFNNLNIGEIELPWAAILGFADVLGLMVASIWLAQRLLLRRRRQQGAITGVHGQAP; via the coding sequence ATGAGTGTTCAGCGGATTGAAAATTGGCGCACCTGGATGTGGTTCGTCTGGCTGATCGCCGCGATGCTCTTGCTGGCGCTCCTTGACCTGACGGTCTATGGCCTGGTGGTGCCCGCCTCTGCGCTCTTGCTGGCCGCGATTTCCGGCCCTGCGGCCTGGCGGCGGCAGGGCGTCGACAAACTGGATCTCATCGTGGTGGCGGGCCTCTACCTGGTGGTCGTCGCACTGTTTCGTGTGGCCTTTACCGTGTTCACTGTTACGAACGTGCCCGGCTTGTTCCTTTGCTTTGGTGCAGGACTGGTCTTGGGGGTCGCGGGTCCGGTCTTTTATACCGCCAGGCGGGGACGGCCGTTGTCCGACCTGGGATTGTGGCTGGGTAACTGGAAGCCGGCGCTAGCCTTGGGGTTGATTCTGGCGTCCATTCAGTTCGCCATCACGCTCTTCGGGTATCCCTTACCCGAACCGGAGGGGTGGGTGCCTTTGCTTGTTATGTCTTTGACTGTGGGCGCCTTCGAGACCGTGTTCTTCCGCGGTTTCGTCCAGACTCGCCTCAGCGCCAGTTTCGGCCGGGCCCCCGGTGTCGCCATAGCTGCAGCACTGTACGCCGCATACCATATCGGGTACGGAATGAGCGGCGAAGGCATGGTGTTCCTCTTTGGGCTCGGCATCGTCTACGCGGTAGCGTTCGCTCTGACCCGCAACGTCCTTGTGCTGTGGCCCTTACTCACCCCATTGGGTTCCTTCTTCAATAACCTCAACATAGGAGAGATCGAGTTGCCCTGGGCCGCCATTCTGGGCTTCGCCGACGTGCTGGGTCTAATGGTCGCTTCGATTTGGCTGGCTCAGAGGTTACTGTTGCGGCGCAGGAGGCAACAGGGAGCAATAACGGGAGTACATGGCCAAGCTCCGTGA